Proteins encoded together in one Corynebacterium liangguodongii window:
- a CDS encoding FecCD family ABC transporter permease, whose product MHIRSRIPRLIVLVALAAVLAATIVVAVAIGPVRIPLAEVVASLSPLNEPVAAQEALVTAVRVPRVLVAALVGAGLGVAGAAMQAVFRNPLAEPGITGVSAGAATVAVVMIVSGVVDSAPWALPLGAFAGALAIVALVQGVGMIARSTASLLLVGVAVNAFLGAVISAVVANAVNAEDARSAMFWLNGDLTGRTMADVRMCVIPLCIGAVTVLIYARELNLLSVGESLAQTSGLNVVRVKNVVLAGAALTTAAGVAVTGAISFVGLLVPHILRLAFGGDHRFLLPASALAGAAFLVAADTAARMLFNPVTLQTGTVTALVGAPFLLGLVLTRARTT is encoded by the coding sequence GTGCACATAAGGAGTCGGATCCCGCGGCTAATTGTTCTCGTCGCGCTGGCCGCTGTGCTTGCGGCCACGATCGTGGTCGCCGTCGCCATTGGGCCAGTGAGGATCCCGCTGGCTGAAGTTGTGGCGTCGTTAAGCCCGCTCAACGAGCCCGTCGCTGCGCAAGAAGCGCTGGTTACTGCGGTTCGCGTACCGCGGGTCCTCGTCGCGGCACTCGTCGGCGCTGGACTGGGTGTCGCCGGCGCGGCGATGCAGGCGGTGTTTCGCAACCCGCTTGCCGAGCCAGGAATCACAGGGGTCTCCGCAGGTGCCGCCACCGTGGCGGTGGTGATGATTGTCAGCGGGGTTGTCGACAGCGCACCGTGGGCACTCCCGCTTGGAGCTTTTGCCGGGGCGCTGGCCATTGTCGCGCTTGTCCAGGGAGTGGGCATGATCGCGCGATCTACGGCGTCGCTGCTGCTGGTGGGCGTGGCAGTCAATGCCTTTCTTGGGGCGGTGATCAGCGCGGTGGTTGCCAACGCCGTCAACGCGGAGGACGCGCGCTCGGCGATGTTTTGGCTCAATGGGGACCTCACGGGTCGCACGATGGCGGACGTGCGCATGTGCGTCATCCCGCTATGCATTGGCGCGGTAACCGTCCTTATCTACGCCCGCGAGCTGAACCTGCTTAGCGTCGGTGAGTCGCTCGCTCAGACGTCTGGGCTCAACGTCGTGCGGGTCAAAAACGTCGTGCTTGCCGGCGCGGCGCTGACCACGGCCGCCGGAGTGGCGGTCACCGGCGCGATCTCCTTCGTCGGGTTGCTCGTCCCGCACATCTTAAGGCTCGCTTTTGGGGGCGACCACCGTTTCCTCCTCCCCGCCAGCGCGCTAGCCGGGGCGGCCTTCCTCGTCGCCGCCGACACAGCAGCGCGGATGCTGTTCAACCCGGTGACATTGCAGACAGGGACTGTAACCGCTCTGGTAGGGGCGCCGTTCTTGCTCGGTCTCGTGCTTACGAGGGCGAGGACAACATGA
- a CDS encoding DUF3151 domain-containing protein, whose product MKFDDLLAPPPLHLPEDPAAGEDLLEDATARSHPDSPAVWAARASRELNGGDDLVAYAYARTGYHRSLDRLRANGWKGWGPVPYSHEPNRPVLEAIATLALASQKIGETAEYDRCRQMLSDADPGSVDTLLG is encoded by the coding sequence ATGAAGTTCGACGACCTGCTTGCCCCGCCGCCGCTCCACCTCCCGGAGGACCCGGCCGCCGGAGAGGACCTGCTTGAGGATGCCACGGCGCGCTCCCACCCCGACTCCCCCGCCGTGTGGGCCGCCCGCGCCTCGCGCGAGCTCAACGGCGGCGACGATCTCGTCGCCTACGCCTACGCACGCACCGGCTACCACCGCTCCCTCGACCGGCTGCGCGCGAACGGGTGGAAGGGCTGGGGGCCGGTGCCCTACAGCCACGAGCCGAACCGGCCAGTGCTCGAGGCTATCGCCACTCTGGCTCTTGCCTCGCAGAAGATCGGCGAGACGGCCGAGTACGACCGCTGCCGCCAGATGCTCTCGGACGCGGATCCGGGGAGCGTCGATACGCTGCTGGGCTAG
- a CDS encoding cation:proton antiporter has product MALITFLVVIALVVIAFAEPLSQRLGLVAPVILLVIGAAVAYLPQVPEIGIEPDIILQLILPPLLFATAMRMPQHDFRRNFSAIFILAVVLVGATALAVGVVIHALVPEIPVVFAVAVGAVVSPSDAVAVGIVRRAGVSRRIIAILDGEGLINDASALVLLSTALLAAQGSVSAGEVAADFLWAVIGAVAIGYAVGRAFMFLRTLLPHPTSSTVLSLAIPFASYLPAEELGSSGLVATVVAGLVASEASARLLHPATRISDARTWDTVGLILESLVFVLMGLQMPHLVAHAHVTGYTPLFALGVALAAWATVLLVRAATVFPLVAYLGGRALPSSELAGRIESVLSREPETRRTREIRKLSDDAYFSLQALGPRAGGVLVWAGMRGAVTLAAAQTLPHDTPARGFLVLVAFFVAAVSLAGQGASLGWVVDTLRPGKDHPSSPQLRARIREQMRAAALGVEVPQRLRSMLEDAGIKAGDIPRASLIDIDNAVRGLARSDAELLGEMRAYAAARIGAQREALLGARDSGVIDAVDFDRELGALDAQQLAVEALAKESARHRQGGEAR; this is encoded by the coding sequence GTGGCACTCATCACCTTTCTCGTCGTCATCGCCCTCGTCGTCATCGCCTTCGCCGAGCCGCTCAGCCAGCGCCTCGGCCTCGTCGCCCCGGTCATCCTGCTGGTGATCGGGGCGGCGGTGGCGTACCTGCCGCAGGTCCCCGAGATCGGCATCGAACCCGACATCATCCTGCAGCTCATCCTCCCGCCGCTGCTCTTCGCCACCGCCATGCGGATGCCGCAGCACGATTTCCGACGCAACTTCAGCGCGATCTTCATCCTCGCCGTCGTGCTCGTTGGAGCGACGGCGCTCGCCGTCGGTGTGGTCATCCACGCCCTCGTTCCCGAGATCCCCGTCGTCTTCGCCGTTGCCGTGGGCGCGGTGGTCAGCCCGTCCGACGCGGTCGCCGTGGGGATCGTCCGGCGCGCCGGGGTGAGCCGCCGGATCATCGCCATCCTGGACGGGGAGGGACTCATCAACGACGCCTCCGCACTCGTCTTGCTCTCTACCGCCCTGCTCGCCGCCCAGGGCTCCGTCTCCGCCGGCGAGGTCGCGGCGGACTTCCTCTGGGCAGTCATCGGCGCCGTTGCTATCGGCTACGCCGTCGGGCGGGCGTTCATGTTCCTGCGCACGCTGCTGCCGCACCCGACGTCGAGCACGGTGCTCTCCCTAGCGATCCCGTTCGCCTCCTACCTGCCCGCCGAGGAGCTCGGCTCCTCCGGCCTCGTGGCCACCGTCGTCGCCGGGCTGGTGGCCTCGGAGGCCTCCGCCCGGCTGCTCCACCCGGCCACCCGCATCTCCGATGCCCGGACCTGGGACACGGTGGGCCTTATCTTAGAATCGCTCGTCTTCGTCCTCATGGGCCTGCAGATGCCGCACCTCGTCGCGCACGCCCACGTGACGGGCTACACCCCGCTCTTCGCCCTCGGCGTGGCCCTGGCGGCGTGGGCCACGGTGCTCCTCGTGCGCGCAGCCACCGTCTTCCCGCTCGTGGCCTACCTCGGCGGCCGAGCGCTGCCGAGCTCCGAGCTGGCCGGCCGGATCGAGTCCGTGCTCTCGCGGGAGCCGGAGACGAGGCGCACGCGAGAGATCCGGAAACTCTCCGACGATGCCTATTTCTCCCTCCAAGCACTGGGCCCGCGCGCCGGGGGTGTGCTCGTGTGGGCTGGGATGCGCGGGGCTGTGACGCTGGCTGCGGCGCAGACATTGCCCCACGACACGCCGGCCCGCGGGTTCTTGGTTCTCGTCGCGTTCTTCGTTGCCGCGGTCTCGCTCGCTGGGCAGGGGGCGAGCCTTGGGTGGGTCGTCGACACGCTGCGCCCAGGTAAAGACCATCCCAGCTCGCCGCAGCTGCGCGCCCGCATCCGCGAGCAAATGCGCGCCGCGGCGCTAGGCGTTGAGGTGCCGCAGCGGTTGCGCAGCATGCTCGAGGACGCGGGCATCAAGGCCGGCGACATCCCGCGGGCCTCCCTCATAGACATCGACAACGCGGTGCGCGGCCTGGCCCGCAGCGACGCGGAGCTGCTCGGGGAGATGCGGGCCTACGCCGCGGCGCGCATCGGGGCGCAGCGCGAGGCGTTGCTGGGGGCGCGCGATTCCGGGGTGATCGACGCCGTGGACTTCGACCGCGAGCTCGGCGCGCTCGACGCCCAGCAGCTCGCTGTCGAGGCGCTGGCGAAGGAGAGCGCGCGCCACCGGCAGGGCGGGGAGGCGCGCTAG
- a CDS encoding ABC transporter substrate-binding protein, which produces MNKEIACLAGGILTVGLALGACAAPDDTGAAPAATSPTSSDIHAAQWPRTVEVDGAAVDIPSEPKRIVAVSTETADLALQLAGPDRVAAVSKASQDPAGGTQAELASQVEVALPAGTDPDPEQILALDPDLVLTTARHGGEKTAGEQLQATGVAVLNFSAETFASPEGVAAATRTLGRALGEEEKAEELAGRFETSISKLDEAKVAGAPRFAALMSRGGKVMAMADGQMLPGLAARAGGMNAGGAVGITQPRPIDAEMLAKMAPEVIFVEDFRGQGLAPFAELLANPALADIPAVKNQRVHAIPATDASGVSGLNTDRGYAAIVEALGLAVASYGP; this is translated from the coding sequence ATGAACAAGGAGATAGCGTGCTTGGCGGGAGGGATCCTCACCGTCGGGCTGGCGCTGGGTGCCTGCGCGGCACCGGATGATACGGGCGCAGCCCCAGCAGCGACATCCCCGACGAGTTCGGACATCCACGCTGCCCAGTGGCCACGTACTGTGGAAGTTGATGGCGCGGCGGTAGACATCCCCTCCGAGCCGAAGCGCATCGTCGCGGTATCTACCGAAACCGCGGATCTAGCGCTCCAGCTCGCCGGGCCGGATCGCGTCGCGGCGGTGTCGAAGGCAAGCCAGGACCCCGCTGGAGGAACGCAGGCGGAGCTCGCGTCCCAGGTCGAGGTCGCTTTGCCCGCAGGCACTGACCCCGACCCGGAACAGATCCTCGCGCTCGACCCCGATCTGGTGCTCACCACTGCTCGCCACGGCGGGGAAAAAACAGCGGGCGAGCAGCTGCAGGCCACAGGTGTCGCCGTGCTGAACTTCAGCGCAGAGACCTTCGCATCCCCGGAGGGGGTCGCTGCGGCGACCCGGACTCTGGGGAGGGCGCTGGGTGAGGAGGAGAAGGCGGAGGAGCTCGCGGGGAGGTTTGAGACGTCGATAAGCAAGCTAGATGAAGCGAAAGTTGCCGGAGCGCCGAGGTTTGCCGCGCTCATGTCCCGCGGGGGGAAGGTCATGGCTATGGCGGACGGGCAGATGCTTCCCGGCCTGGCGGCGCGCGCGGGAGGAATGAACGCAGGAGGTGCCGTCGGGATCACCCAACCCCGTCCGATCGATGCGGAAATGCTGGCGAAGATGGCTCCGGAGGTCATCTTTGTCGAGGATTTCCGCGGCCAAGGCCTCGCTCCCTTTGCCGAGCTGCTGGCCAACCCAGCACTTGCCGACATCCCGGCGGTGAAGAACCAGCGAGTCCATGCGATCCCTGCGACGGACGCCTCGGGGGTCTCGGGACTCAACACCGATCGCGGCTACGCTGCGATTGTGGAAGCACTCGGCCTGGCTGTCGCATCGTACGGACCGTAG
- a CDS encoding Cj0069 family protein: protein MHKAIVVFEVEGGSDKHFNGHRKDTMPIVEAIKEKGWHAEVVFYRAEWAEDLYTYVSENFDAYISRVNPGNIPGGEKGYFELLTRLSEAGLVGMSTPQEMISYGAKDALVKLNNTDLVPSDTAAYYDVESFHNTFPTSLSYGERVLKQNRGSTGSGIWRVRLADADAAAAVEPGTALPLDTKLKCTEAVDNHTEDRELGEFMDFCDQYIVGDNGMIVDMRFMPRIVEGEIRILLVGPHPVFVVHKKPAEGGDAFSATLFSGATYTYNKPEEWQELIDMFAEARPVIAENLGGDNIPLIWTADFMLADDDATGKDTYVLGEINCSCVGFTSELDMGIQELVAAEAIKRVEDKHNA, encoded by the coding sequence ATGCACAAAGCAATCGTCGTCTTCGAGGTCGAAGGCGGATCCGACAAGCACTTCAACGGCCACCGCAAAGACACCATGCCCATCGTGGAAGCAATTAAGGAAAAGGGCTGGCACGCAGAGGTCGTCTTCTACCGCGCCGAATGGGCCGAGGACTTGTACACCTACGTCTCCGAGAACTTCGACGCCTATATCTCCCGCGTCAACCCGGGCAACATCCCCGGCGGCGAGAAAGGCTACTTCGAGCTTCTCACCCGCCTGTCAGAGGCCGGCCTGGTGGGCATGTCCACCCCGCAGGAGATGATCTCCTACGGCGCAAAGGACGCACTAGTCAAGCTCAACAACACCGACCTCGTCCCCTCGGATACCGCCGCCTACTACGACGTGGAGTCCTTCCACAACACCTTCCCCACCTCGCTGTCCTACGGCGAGCGCGTGCTCAAGCAGAACCGCGGCTCCACCGGATCCGGTATCTGGCGCGTCCGCCTCGCCGACGCCGATGCGGCCGCCGCCGTCGAGCCCGGCACCGCCCTGCCGCTCGATACCAAGCTCAAGTGCACCGAGGCCGTGGACAACCACACCGAGGACCGCGAGCTCGGCGAGTTCATGGACTTCTGCGACCAGTACATCGTCGGCGACAACGGCATGATCGTGGACATGCGCTTCATGCCGCGCATCGTCGAGGGCGAGATCCGCATCCTGCTGGTCGGCCCGCACCCGGTCTTCGTCGTGCACAAGAAGCCCGCAGAGGGCGGCGACGCCTTCTCCGCGACCCTGTTCTCCGGTGCGACGTACACCTACAACAAGCCCGAGGAGTGGCAGGAGCTTATCGACATGTTCGCCGAGGCCCGCCCCGTCATCGCCGAGAACCTCGGCGGCGACAACATCCCGCTGATCTGGACCGCGGACTTCATGCTTGCTGACGACGACGCCACCGGCAAGGACACCTACGTCCTCGGCGAGATCAACTGCTCCTGCGTGGGCTTTACCTCCGAGCTCGACATGGGCATCCAGGAGCTCGTGGCCGCGGAGGCCATCAAGCGCGTCGAAGACAAGCACAACGCCTAA
- a CDS encoding sulfurtransferase — MGIELDPAPLFQEFAHPEKFVSASWLSARLGARGLTVVESDGDAFLYDIGHIPGAVRIDWHRDLNDLVRRDFIDGASFARLMSERGISREDTVVVYGDSANCWAAYTAWVFELFGHPDVRLLDGGRDAWMGEERDTSFAVPETAATDYPIVEREEGRIRTFVDTLRREVPAQLIDARLPADFAGTDPELTTLRSGHIPGAVNVAWGSATYPNSLLKSRAELEHVYGGFDPALPVTTYCNLGSAAALTWYVLRYALGFEQASLYDGSWAEWGNLVGVPVERAAR, encoded by the coding sequence ATGGGAATCGAACTCGACCCTGCCCCCCTCTTTCAGGAGTTCGCGCACCCGGAAAAGTTTGTCTCCGCGTCCTGGCTCTCCGCCCGCCTCGGCGCGCGCGGGCTGACGGTCGTCGAGTCTGACGGCGACGCTTTCCTCTACGACATCGGGCACATCCCGGGCGCGGTGCGCATTGACTGGCACCGCGACCTCAACGACCTTGTGCGGCGCGATTTCATCGACGGGGCGAGCTTCGCCCGGCTCATGAGCGAGCGCGGGATCTCGCGGGAGGACACCGTGGTGGTCTACGGAGACAGCGCGAACTGCTGGGCCGCCTATACCGCCTGGGTGTTCGAGCTCTTCGGCCACCCGGATGTGCGGCTGCTCGACGGCGGGCGCGACGCGTGGATGGGCGAGGAGCGCGACACCTCTTTCGCCGTGCCCGAGACCGCGGCGACGGATTACCCCATCGTCGAGCGCGAGGAGGGGCGGATTCGCACGTTCGTCGATACGCTGCGCCGCGAGGTGCCCGCGCAGCTTATCGACGCCCGATTGCCCGCCGACTTCGCCGGGACCGACCCGGAGCTCACGACGCTGCGCAGCGGTCATATCCCCGGGGCAGTCAACGTCGCCTGGGGCAGCGCCACGTATCCGAACTCGCTGCTGAAATCCCGCGCGGAGCTCGAGCACGTCTACGGCGGGTTCGACCCTGCCTTGCCCGTGACCACCTACTGCAACCTCGGATCGGCGGCGGCACTGACCTGGTACGTCTTGCGCTACGCGCTGGGCTTCGAGCAGGCCTCGCTCTACGACGGCTCGTGGGCCGAATGGGGAAACCTCGTCGGCGTCCCCGTCGAGCGCGCGGCGCGGTAG
- a CDS encoding acyl-CoA carboxylase subunit epsilon: MDITIVKGNPTDDEVAALTAVLTELEAEARAKRGTGERDLWGTPTLSRHFSTVFNPGAFSNVTYF, encoded by the coding sequence ATGGACATCACCATTGTCAAGGGCAACCCCACTGACGACGAGGTTGCCGCGCTCACCGCGGTGCTCACCGAGCTCGAGGCGGAGGCGCGGGCCAAGCGCGGCACCGGGGAGCGCGACCTGTGGGGAACACCCACACTCTCCCGCCATTTCTCCACCGTGTTCAACCCCGGGGCGTTTTCGAACGTCACCTACTTCTAG
- a CDS encoding acyl-CoA carboxylase subunit beta, with the protein MSSTKPDLTTTAGRIADLRNRLEESLQPVGPEAVEKVHEAGRSTARERVEKLLDEGTFVETDALARHRVEAYKMDRTKPATDGVVTGYGLIDSRRVCVFSFDATIFNGTLGEVTAEKILKIYELATKTGVPIIGIYDSVGARVTEGIVSAAMQAKLLRAATTASGLIPQVAVVAGAATELASIGVALADVTIVAEGSALHLTDPEVVSKVSGTPATAEDIGGAAVHAEATGIAQLTAASDVDALQLARDLVGYLPANNRASSPVGEAAEASGADLDTFMPDDEAAAYDVREIIAAVTDGDFLELSQAYAGSVVTGLAHIGGRAVGIVANQPSVLAGCLTRDAARKAARFIRTCDAFNIPLVQFVDTPGFVPSVDEERAGAVAAAAALAHAFAEAQVGTMTVVTRKAFGTAYAVMGPKDLGADLVFAWATAQIALADAQTAASALGVDAEGYAADNLNPYVATERGLVDAVIEPSATRAQLLEGLRLLERKVVYTPAKKHSNIPL; encoded by the coding sequence ATGAGTTCAACCAAGCCGGATTTGACCACCACCGCTGGGCGCATCGCCGACCTGCGCAACCGACTTGAGGAATCCCTCCAGCCGGTTGGGCCGGAGGCCGTCGAGAAGGTGCACGAGGCGGGACGGTCGACGGCGCGGGAGCGCGTCGAGAAGCTGCTCGACGAGGGCACCTTCGTCGAAACCGACGCGCTTGCCCGCCACCGCGTCGAGGCATACAAGATGGATCGTACAAAGCCGGCCACCGACGGCGTGGTCACGGGCTACGGGCTCATTGACTCCCGCAGGGTCTGCGTCTTTTCTTTCGACGCGACGATCTTTAACGGCACCCTCGGCGAGGTCACCGCGGAGAAGATCCTCAAGATCTATGAACTGGCCACGAAGACGGGTGTGCCGATTATCGGAATCTACGACTCTGTGGGCGCGCGGGTGACCGAGGGGATCGTCTCTGCGGCGATGCAGGCCAAGCTGCTGCGGGCGGCAACGACGGCATCGGGGCTGATTCCGCAGGTTGCGGTGGTTGCGGGGGCGGCGACAGAGTTGGCGTCGATAGGCGTCGCGCTCGCGGACGTGACCATTGTGGCCGAGGGCTCCGCGCTGCACCTGACGGACCCGGAGGTTGTCTCGAAGGTCTCCGGCACCCCGGCGACGGCCGAGGACATCGGCGGGGCGGCGGTCCATGCCGAGGCGACGGGCATCGCCCAGCTCACCGCCGCAAGCGATGTCGATGCGCTCCAGCTCGCCCGCGACCTCGTTGGATACCTGCCGGCGAATAACCGGGCGAGCTCCCCGGTCGGCGAGGCCGCCGAGGCCAGCGGCGCGGACCTTGATACGTTCATGCCCGACGACGAGGCTGCGGCCTACGACGTGCGGGAGATCATCGCGGCGGTGACAGACGGGGATTTCCTCGAGCTCTCCCAGGCCTACGCGGGAAGCGTGGTCACGGGCCTGGCGCACATCGGCGGGCGCGCCGTCGGCATCGTGGCTAACCAACCCTCCGTCCTCGCCGGCTGCCTCACGCGCGACGCCGCGCGCAAGGCGGCGCGCTTCATCCGCACCTGCGATGCGTTTAACATCCCGCTCGTCCAGTTCGTGGACACGCCGGGCTTCGTGCCGTCGGTGGACGAGGAGCGCGCGGGCGCGGTCGCCGCGGCCGCGGCCCTGGCCCACGCGTTCGCGGAGGCCCAGGTGGGGACGATGACCGTGGTCACGAGGAAGGCTTTCGGCACGGCGTACGCGGTGATGGGGCCGAAGGACCTCGGAGCAGACCTCGTCTTCGCGTGGGCGACAGCGCAGATTGCCCTTGCCGACGCCCAGACGGCCGCCTCCGCCCTCGGCGTCGACGCCGAGGGCTACGCCGCGGATAACCTCAACCCGTACGTCGCCACGGAGCGTGGGCTCGTCGACGCCGTCATCGAGCCCTCCGCCACCCGCGCCCAGCTGCTCGAGGGCCTGCGCCTGCTAGAGCGCAAGGTGGTCTACACCCCGGCGAAGAAGCACTCGAACATCCCCCTGTAG
- a CDS encoding Maf family protein codes for MPPRIVLASQSPSRRMLLENAGVDPVCHPAHVDEDALIARATGGPSDVVATLARAKAEAVAPAYPGDVVVGCDSMLLLDGTLQGKPHTIEATIERWRAQRGRSAQLLTGHAIGYRGRWVVETTATTVHFGAASDADIAAYARSGEPLECAGAFTLEALGSWFIDSIEGDPTSVIGLSVPLLRRALYSFGLDASQFWRPHG; via the coding sequence ATGCCCCCTCGCATAGTCTTAGCCTCCCAGTCGCCGTCGCGGCGGATGCTGCTGGAAAACGCCGGGGTGGACCCGGTCTGCCACCCCGCCCACGTCGATGAGGACGCCCTGATCGCCCGCGCCACCGGCGGGCCTTCTGACGTCGTCGCCACGCTCGCGCGCGCGAAGGCGGAGGCGGTCGCACCCGCTTACCCCGGCGACGTGGTGGTGGGCTGCGATTCCATGCTTCTTCTCGACGGCACCTTGCAGGGCAAGCCGCACACCATCGAAGCCACGATCGAACGCTGGCGCGCGCAGCGCGGCAGAAGCGCGCAGCTGCTCACCGGCCACGCCATCGGCTACCGAGGGCGCTGGGTGGTCGAGACCACGGCCACGACGGTTCACTTCGGGGCCGCCTCCGACGCCGACATCGCCGCCTACGCCCGCTCCGGGGAGCCGCTCGAGTGCGCAGGGGCATTTACACTCGAGGCGCTCGGCAGCTGGTTCATTGACTCCATCGAGGGCGATCCGACGAGCGTCATCGGCCTGTCCGTGCCGCTGCTGCGCCGCGCGCTGTACTCCTTCGGGCTCGACGCCTCGCAGTTCTGGCGGCCCCACGGGTAG
- a CDS encoding ABC transporter ATP-binding protein, producing the protein MSGEFALEIVDASISRNGHAILRGLNAGFAPGLVHGVIGPNGAGKSTLVKAALGLEEYSGEIRVLGRDLAGLTFRQRARLMSYVAQATDPGIEFTGREYVSMARYARLPRFGSLSRADEEAVSEALRITGATQWANVPVSRTSGGEQQLTAFTRALAQGADLMLLDEPTSALDMGHELDILELLSSWVGGGRGMRTAVVVLHDLSLAARFCDYLTLVVAGRVRAQGTPAEILTPGMLSEAYGVEVDVRQLDTTKSLAVTPLRRIDDHSKGRTS; encoded by the coding sequence ATGAGCGGGGAATTCGCCCTCGAGATTGTCGACGCCTCAATAAGCCGCAACGGGCATGCTATCCTGCGCGGGCTCAACGCGGGCTTCGCGCCCGGTCTCGTCCACGGCGTGATCGGCCCGAACGGCGCGGGCAAGTCGACCCTGGTGAAGGCGGCGCTCGGGCTCGAAGAATACTCGGGGGAAATCCGCGTGTTGGGCCGAGACCTTGCGGGGTTGACCTTCCGGCAGCGCGCGCGGCTGATGAGCTACGTTGCCCAAGCAACCGATCCCGGGATCGAGTTCACGGGACGCGAGTACGTCTCTATGGCCCGCTACGCGAGGCTGCCGCGGTTCGGCTCTCTGAGCCGAGCGGACGAGGAAGCCGTGTCGGAAGCCTTGCGCATCACCGGGGCCACGCAGTGGGCGAACGTTCCGGTATCTCGTACCTCCGGCGGAGAGCAGCAGCTCACTGCGTTTACCCGCGCGCTCGCCCAGGGTGCGGATCTCATGCTTCTCGACGAGCCCACATCCGCCCTGGACATGGGGCATGAGCTCGACATTTTGGAGTTGCTGAGCTCCTGGGTCGGGGGAGGAAGGGGGATGCGTACTGCCGTTGTTGTCTTGCACGACCTCTCGCTCGCCGCAAGGTTTTGCGACTACCTCACCCTCGTCGTCGCAGGACGCGTGCGCGCGCAGGGCACCCCGGCCGAGATCCTCACTCCCGGAATGCTCTCCGAGGCCTACGGCGTCGAGGTCGACGTACGGCAGCTCGACACAACGAAGTCCTTGGCGGTCACCCCGTTGAGGCGTATCGACGATCATTCGAAAGGACGGACATCATGA